Genomic segment of Dromiciops gliroides isolate mDroGli1 chromosome 3, mDroGli1.pri, whole genome shotgun sequence:
gttttcatattgtctccatGAGAGACCTCAGGAAAACAGTTTACCATCAGTTAAAAATCGCCCTGTGTTTTAAGCTTTATGTTCTATCTAGCTTCTTGGGTTTTCGTGTTCTGTTTGCTCCTCCAGTTTTGCTCTTAACTAAATCTCACCCTTCCCTGTACCTAGTCTCTACTACTTTTGTTCTTTGGGTAGcattagcattttattttgtcatttacaTCTTcactaaaaatgaaatatttctgtaAACATTCACCAGTGCATGCCTACAAGTTGCTCAGGGGACAGTCATTTTTGAAATCTAGTTTCTAGGAATTCATTTTAGCAagtatgaaatgcctactatgtacactAGGAAATATAGGTCACTTTTCTCTTGACCAGGAGAATTCAATTAAGCTCTGCCTGAAAAACCAGCTTTAAAAATTCCCCTTAGTCTCTTGTACAGGGGATATTAACCTATGAAATGTGAacttgtttatatacatatatatatatatatattatatatatacatacataattttttCTGTGTATTTGATTTCTCCTTAAGTATTTTGTGTGTTTAGAAACAATTTTCTGAAAGAGTTCAGAGGCTTCACTCTTctgctaaaggggtccatgagCCCTACCCTAGTCCTATGTATTGGCTCCTGGTGTTTCCTGGTTCCtggtggaagaagaaaaataatttagccAAGGCAAGATGCTATAAGGAAATGAAGAGTTTTACCTTCATGCTGCAGGTCAGAGAAACTAGGTCTGTGTGCTTTCTGGAAAAGAGGTTGTGGGATCTAGGTTGTGTGCCAGGGGACACACGCCAAGTCCCTTCAGATGGCCATGCAGCACAATCTTTATCTCTGTGAAGTCAAATAGGAATATTTTTCGAAAAAGCCTAATGCGGAATGTAGATGTTGACTGATGATTCCTAGTTTCTCTCTGTGACAAAGCTTGCTTGGACCTTCCTCTTAGAATGTCCTGTAGTGGTCCAGGCTGCTTTCCTTCAGAGGTGACAACCTTCAAACCAATATCAGTTTATTTGACTTTCCTCCCTTGGGAGAATGGATGGGAATCTTCCCATCCAGAAAGGGAAAGGACAGGGCACAGAACCACCCCTGCAACCCGAAGAGTGTTTATATCTGAGCCaaagaattcttcatattcatagtCATTCACCAGTGTCTCATGCTTGGTTTTCAGAACAGTTTCTTCATAACAGCCTTTTAGATATATAGCTATCATTACCCTCATTTGAGTCTCTGAAATGTTAGGCTGTTTACTTGCCtctggtcaagtgtctgaaggcaggaTGTAAAAACCTAGGGTTCTTCATGCTGACATTTGAGGTATGGGAGGATTTTAGTTAGGAAAGAATGATGCGGCAAGATAACGTTGCTGCCGTAAGATCATACCTGGAAGGGAGCTTGGAGCCCATTTAacccagtcccctcattttacgtGTAAAGAAGTTGAGGCCCAAGAAGGAAAGTGACCTCATCATCATGTGGGTTGTAATATACTGCCTCAGGTGTACTCGCATCAGGAAGCTGGCTTTCAAACAATTTATGGTTTCCCTCAAAACCCCTTCAGACACCCCAAGGGTTAATACCTGGTAAGGCTTTGCTTCCCTTGGAAGGGAAAGCATTGAAGAGTTTGGGGATGAAATGTGCCTTGGGGCTCCTGGATGGAGAGATTGTTATTGACTGGTGTGAATTATTGCttccccttttaaaatatatttcacatatgTGCTTAAAATTCCCTCTTCTGCAGGAATATTCTGCTTAAATGTGAAATAACTTAAAATTAGGCCAGTAATttctccaataaaatgaaaatgaaggacaaaggtgGAGGGAAGTGGAAAAGTCATTTATTCTGAGTTCCTTAACCCTAGTCACTTAGCTATACACAGAATGGTATTTTGCACATGTTGGACAGAAATAAGAGAATCAAGCCCCGGCCAGAGAGATTCCAAAACTGTAAAGATTTGTTTGATCTCATCCTTACCTGTGAAGAGAGAGTGTATGACCAGGTAATAGAAGGTAAGAATGTTAATATCTACCTCACAAATCATTTATTTGATATATGTTCTTGGTTAGAGGCAAAATGGGCTCCTCTAGAGCCCAAGAAGAAGAATATTCAGCAATCCCagcagaaggggaaaaataagacAGAAGTGGCCTCATTGGTTCCTTTGACTATTTGAAAGACTTTAAGATCAATGGGATTCATTTATTCTCTGCTCTACTTTCTGATTTAGAGTCATTTTACTGCAGTTTCTCTGTGCTGTTAGAAACCAGTTACATGTTATAGCAAGGAGCCACACTCTTGGTTCCAGAGGCAGCTTTGAGATTCCCTGGTACTTTGCCTCTCTCCCCTAATGCTAAATCCTGTGGGTCCATTGATGGTTGTGCTACAAGAAGAAAAAGTGATGAAGGGTGGCTGAATCATCCATACAGAGCTTCAACTTGGATGAACCAATGGTGCTGGCCAAGGATCTGTTGGCCAAATGAACTCTCAACTCTAATTTTAGTCAGTGGTTTCTTCCTCTTTGCCATCTATGTCTTCTCCCTCATTGTTGGATAGAAATTAATGTTAAAGACTAGAATGAAGAAATGCAGAGCTAGAAAACgggaggaaaacaaaaccaagggCCTGAATAATTGAGTGTCAAAAGATTCTGTGGCTCttggagctgggggtggggggaggacctCAGAGGTTAAGCTAACAAGCCCCTTTTGGACTTGGGTCCAGAGTCTTTACAATTAGTCTGTTTTCTTTGGTGCCACCTGACCGGACTGGGACTGTGTATTTATTTGGCACACTTCCTCATTGAACCCAAATGAATTTAACAGCCTTGTTTCATATGAACTCAAATTCCTTCTGGAAAATACAAAAATGGCTGTGTCTAAATTAGAGCTGAGCACAGTCTTGACCCATTAGGAGTGTTCTTTATATTATCCAGAAAACTTCCAGCTCCAACTTTTAAGGGGATGGGGTTCTGTGTGGTATGGATGGATAATGTGGGAGTGAACTTAACAAGTGAATGGTGAAATttggtatttaaaaaatgaagtcccTTCATCTGGGCTGGCTTATGGTATCACAACTGCATATGTAAAGCACAGCATCCAACAGCAGCTTGTGCTCATGATTCTTGAGGAAGCACTTGGAGCATCCTTGGTGTGTCCTGAACTGCATCCCCTTTTAGGGAAAAGGTGATTCTGGGGCATGAACACGAGGATTCAGGAAACAGAGAAGGGCTTCATGTGACAGTTGGCATGGGGGCAGCTGTCATTGGCTGCAGGTGAGGCAGTAGGACCTGATGCAGAGACAAGAGCCTGCCAGCTGATTGTACCTGCCAGGAGGCTGCTGATCTCGTCCTTGGAGAATCTCCACTGTTTTGTTGGACGTCTTGAGTGTTCTCACACTTCTGTATCATTGTGTTCCCACTTAGATCTAAATTCTAGAGAGCAAGAGACCTGCCAGCCAGTGCATGTGATTAATGTGGACATTCAGGACAACCATGAAGAAGCCACCCTAGGAGCTTTTCTCATCTGTGAGCTCTGTCAGTGTGTAAGTGTCCTTTGAGCTGTGGCCTGTGAATGCCCAGAGGCACCTGTATTTCCCAGAACCACCTTCTCATTCCCATTCCCATTGTCCAAGAGATTCAGTCTTTTTCTTCAGGCTTTTGCTGAGGACCCACTGTGTGCAGACAGCACACTAGGGGCAAAATAGCTTCAGGCGATAACCTCGAGCAGGGTGAGAAATACCTGACAGGTTCGAAGACAATTTAGAGGACCAAGGatattttgtactttttaatCAAGTGATTTCATGTCCACATTTATTTTAGAGGCTTATCAGTGCGGTTTGCAATTCTTGTCATGAACAAGCCATAAGAGTAGAAATAAAATCCACATCTGCATGTTCATGCTTCACACATCCAGTCTCTGGGATTGTACTTGGAGTAGAGGGGGACACCAATTATGCAGTCATAATAGGTCtggtttttttcctggaaaaCCAGGAAATGGTTCCTTCCTGTACAAATGTTTACCCAGGAAGGTTGAGACCAGATGAGTGCATCATACGCACAAATCATTATATCACACATAGTGTTCAGATGGAAGAACTGGCTTTTTGTGGTTGAGCTTTAATTAAGAGCTGATGCCCAGAAGTACAGTTCACatcttttatttcccatttttgtccagatctgtgatttcactggtataagtaACTCCTAGTGTAGAAAATTCTTTAACTAATTCAGATGGACAACTTacttggttttttggggtttgttttggggttttttggtgaggcagttggggttaaatgacttgcccagggtcacacagctagtaagtatcaagtatctgaggtcggatttgaactcaggtcctgaatccagggctggtgctctatccactgtgccacctaactacctctTGTTTCTTATAGTTTTAAGGAGTTACTTAGTCACACACAACTGTCTGTTAGGAACAGGGACTGGGAGGTAGGATATTTTTTACATCCAAGGCCAACTATCATGTCATACTGTCGCCCTTCCATGGACTTTCCTTTGGTTTCTGACTTTGTACAAGGTACAAAAGTACCTTTCACAAGGTGTACTAGGGGTTTACCTGAACTAAAGCAAGGGCAATGCAGAAACAGCTCTGTAAACTTTTGATTGTGAAGCAGGAGAAATGTTTTCTGCCTGTCCTCGCTATGTCTTTTCCCCGGAATAGTTGAAGATGCTGCTAAAAAAAGGCATTTTGTTCTTCTCTGCTGTGTGTTTCTAGATCAAGTATTTCTCACCCACACACTTGGGTTGGATGTAAGGCAGTGTGGGCTTTCCTACTGCTGGTCATCTCCATGGAACCAGATTCTTAAAGGGACATTGGAGGTTTCTGATAGGGTTCCGACATTTGTCCTAAAGGGAAATAGcaaaatttcccatttttctagAGTGACGTGAACCAGTTTGGGCTTTAACAGGTGTTCATCTTCTTACTATTTATGGTACTTTGTTCCAGAGATTTTTAATCTCCAGTTGGATTGTTTGTTATACAGAAGATCCTAGAAAGCAAAGCTGGAGTATGAAAGCATTGAATGGGGAcaggatgaggaagaagataTTTATTTCCTTGGTGTTTTGGGGTTCACCCTTTGCAGGAAATACTGCATAATCAGTTTTTGATAGATCTTGGTGTAGCATCCCTCTGGCCTGGTTGCTGCTTGTGACCTCCAGGTCAGACCTCTGCATAGCCCATGGCTTCCTCTGACCTTGAATCCTAGAAATGAGGGAGCACTCATTACCCTGTCTCTCCTGTCTTTGAAAGCTCCTGGGGTCTGCAGAGCATGTCCTGAAGCTGCTGCTCTCCTGACTTGGGATCAGCCCTTTTGGTGTCTGGTCAGGAAATGGCTATGGATGCTGCCACTGAGCTGTGTTGCTCCCTAGCAGATGAAAGTATAGCTTTCAGGGGCCTTCTAAACTCCCATGGCAGCTGTGCACCAGCACTCATAGGGTCTGTGGGCTCTTGCCCCTCCTGTCTGCATCATTTGTATTCATAGGACCTTTTACCCATGCGTTTGGAAGAAGTCTGATCCAAGTGCATGAGAAAAAACCTGGATCCTTCCTTCTTGATGTCCATATGGGCAGACTGAGGTGTCGTTCGACTTCAAGCTTGTTAGCTAGTCCAGGCAGGCCCAGGGCCCATCTGTTCTGCTCCCACCCAAGGGGGCTGTGCTCAAGGGAAGACAACAGAACTCAGGTCCCAGCCCCCAAATCTCCTTTTCCTGCCTCACGGTCTGAAATGATGATCCCCAAACTGCCtgcctgtccccccacccccagtctccaGCTTCTCCCTAAAGATGGCACGTGTGCCtgtatttctctcttcccttagaTACAACACACAGAAGACATGGAGAATGAGATAGACGAGCTGCTAcaggaatttgaagagaaaagcAGCAGGACTTTCCTGCACACGGTCTGCTTTTACTGAAGCTCGCCCTGGTTTCCCAGGCCTAGGAGGTGAAGGAAGCATGTGCGGCAAGTTCTCTTGACTATTCCCTGCTCTCCCTGAAGACCACCTTGGACTCTTCCTTTTGTTGATACTTTTTCCTTCTTGGTGTTCGTTTTTACTTTCAGGTATTCTGCCACAAGGAGGCAGTGTTACCCAAATAAATTGTACATAGAAAATGAgaagagacacacatacacataaaggCCATATGAGAAaaatcaaggttttttttttcctatcccacTTTTCCTTCTTCTAAGTGGGATATTAATTAtaatgaggatttttttcttttaatgaaaaaaaggttaatattgtctttttttccccagcttcttCATTTCTTTAGTTGTGCATTTTTCTTTACTGTAATTGGCTAGAGTATACAAAGCTCTGAATGAAACAGTGGAGTGTATATTGCTAAGTATGAACTTGGCGCTGTCGTCTGACTTCAGAACAGAAGGTTCCTTGTTCCCCTTTTCTGAACCTGGATCCAGTCATGTTGCACTAAGGGGAGGTTGTTGATGgaaagcctggattcaggatcaGTTTGACAGTGGGTAGGGGAACAGTGGCAGAGCTCCCATTCTGACTGGCCAGCACAGCCCCCAGCCATCCCCAGGGACCCTGGCCCTCCTCACGATGCCTGCCTGCCTTTTCGCTCAGAGATCTTGCTAATTGATGTTGCTGCTGGACAGATCTGGTTTTGGTTCACTAGGAAGTTCAGCACAGACTCTGAGCAAACTTTTttgtggttggttttgtttttaggttttaaaaaaaaaaaagtaacaaattcCCAGAAAGGTTCCTTGTTTTATTATTCTTAAGAGAATCTTCCAAGCAGGAGGAGCCACCTTAGATTCAGAAAGTGGGGTGCCTGTTCCACAAAAGCTTCCTTAGCACCTTGGAGAGCTCCACCCTCCCTGCTCATTGGAGGGGCACAGATGGGCcgctctgttcacttcattctggcTGCAGCTCTCTTCACGTTTTTTGTATATAACCAATTTGCTGCTGGGAGCAACAAAGATGCTCCCCTCATGCCTGATGGCGGAGTAGGATGATTTACTGAAACCACACAGGTCAGGAAGATGGCCTTGATTCTAAAGCCCTGGTGCTCTCCCCAGGCAGGTCTGGTCCAtgctggggtctgactccctaaCTCTTCTGAAGCCTGCAGAAGAGAATGTGAGCAATTTGCTGAAGAGCCCTGACAGGAAGGGGATGGTGGTCATGTCTCTGGCATCCACCTCCCAAAGGTCTAGGATGGGGCTTCAGAACGCCTTGTCTTCCTTAACCCTTGCTGGATCTGTCAAATACAAGCTCACCTATTTTCCTGTCTAGAGTGTCAACCTATGTTACCTCTTGAGGTAATAAACTCCTgacttaataaattaaataaataataagcatGTGCCTTTTTTATTCATGCGCGCTCAAGCCCCAGCCATACCCTTGCTCTGTCTTgcatttctagcttttttaggATTTGGGGTAGGAGAGTCTTCACGGTTGGGAGTCTGAGGTAAGATGAGTTGCAGACCCCTTTGAGGATAGGCCTGCTAGGTTGGGGGCTTCTCAGGTCTGCTCTCCTGGCTTCCCCCCTTGCCCAGCTTTGGCTCTTCCCCTGAAAGGTGATCTTCAGATCCAAACCTCAGCCTTGGCTCCCAACCCATAACCCAGCTCCCCAAAACT
This window contains:
- the SSU72 gene encoding RNA polymerase II subunit A C-terminal domain phosphatase SSU72, translating into MPSSPLRVAVVCSSNQNRSMEAHNILSKRGFSVRSFGTGTHVKLPGPAPDKPNVYDFKTTYDQMYNDLLRKDKELYTQNGILHMLDRNKRIKPRPERFQNCKDLFDLILTCEERVYDQVIEDLNSREQETCQPVHVINVDIQDNHEEATLGAFLICELCQCIQHTEDMENEIDELLQEFEEKSSRTFLHTVCFY